The sequence AAGAGGGGTTTATGTTCGTTTAGTGCAGAGAATTATATCATCCAATAACTTAGCTAAATTTGACAAGCTCTATCCATCGACGTTTGTGGCAGAAAACCCAAAGGGTTTAGCTTTAGAATAAAATATATTAATTCTTGACAATAGGGGCTTTTTTCAGTATAAAAAGCTTTGCTTTTGGAATTTGACTTTTTAAAGGAGAGGGGCGATGCAGAAGACATTCATGGCCAAGTTTGAGCCAGACAAAAGAAAGTGGTATTTGATAGATGCTAAAGGTAAAACATTGGGAAGGATTGCAACCCAAATTGCCGATATATTAAGGGGTAAGAATAAGCCTACATTTACGCCCCATGTTGATACGGGTGATTTTGTGGTTGTAATTAATGCTAAATACGTTAAGTTAACAGGAAAGAAGTTAGAACAAAAATATTACTACAGACACAGTGGTTATATAGGTGGACTGAAGGCTGTTAAGGCTAAGGATATGATTGCTAAATATCCTGAAAGGGTTATAGCACACGCAGTAAAAGGGATGCTCCCTAAGAATAGGTTGGCCAATAAACTTATTACAAAATTAAAGATTTATCCTGAGGCCGATCATCCACATAAAGCTCAAAATCCTGTTAAAATAGAAGTTTAAAGGGGTGCTAAATGGAAAAATATTATGCAACTGGAAAAAGAAAAACTGCCGTTGCCAGGGTTTGGGTATGGCAGGGTGAAGGAAATATAAATATCAATAAACAAACGCTGGATGAGTATTTTGGTGGGTTGGAAGAAGCCAAGTTAAAAATACTCTACCCACTCAATTTGGTTGGTTTAAATAGCAAGATAGATGTGTATGCCACCGTTAAAGGTGGCGGGATTATGGCTCAGGCTGAGGCATTAAGACACGGGATTTCCAAAGCCTTGGTAGAATATGATCCCAATTTGAGAGCCACACTGAAGCCTTTGGGATTACTCTCAAGAGATGCAAGGGCAAAAGAAAGAAAGAAATATGGAAGGAAGAAAGCAAGAAAATCCTTCCAATGGTCCAAGAGATAACACCCCCGCCCCACGTCAGTGGGGTTTTCTTTTTTGTGTATGTTAGAAGTAGGTATAGTTGGAATAACAGGCTTTACTGGCCTTGAACTATTAAAGCTCCTTATAAATCATAAAGGTGTTAAAGTTAGTTACATAGCCTCAAGGAGTGAGACAGGCAGAAAGGTTTCGGATATTTATCCGCTTTTTGAGGGTGTGTATGATAATGTAATTGAGCCAATAAGCGTAGATAGAATGGCTTCTTTGGATGCTGTCTTTTTAGCTTTACCGCACACAGTTTCTGCTTCCGTTGTTAAGGATATCTACGATAAGGTTAGAATTATAGACTTAAGCGCAGACTTTAGGTTGTCTTCAGTCGATGAATATGAAAAGTGGTATAAGGTTAAACACCCCGCCAAAGATCTGCTTAGGAATGCCGTTTACGGCTTGGTTGAGCTTAACCGTCAGCAGATAAAAGCATCCAGGATAGTAGCGAATCCTGGATGTTATGCAACAAGCGTAATTTTGGCTTTGGCGCCAGTGGCAAGTTATATTAATGATATTGTGATAGTAGATTCAAAATCTGGTGTTAGTGGCGCCGGAAGAGCAGCTAAAGATGGGCTGCAATTTTGTGAGGTTAATGAAAACTTCAAGGCATACTCTATAACAGGTCATAGGCATATACCAGAGATGGAGGAGCAGCTAAGAAGGTATAATAACGATATAACAGTTGAGTTTATACCGCATCTTTTGCCACTTCAGAGAGGGATACTTTCCACTATTTATGCCTCCTTGAAAGAAAGAGCCAACGTAGAAGAACTCTATAAAGATTTTTATAAAAACGACTTTTTTGTTAGAGTGGTAGACGAACCGCCTACATTGAACAATGTAAGGGGTACAAATTTTTGTGATATATATCCGTACTATGATGAGAGAGTAGGAAAACTTGTTGTGATAAGTGTTATAGATAATCTTATTAAAGGTGCCTCGGGTCAGGCTATTCAAAACTTAAATGTTATATTTAATTTTGATGAAAAAGAGGGCTTAATGCCCTATCCTTACTATCCATGAAAGTAAAAGAAGTAAAAGGATCAATTTGTGTAGTCCCATCTATAGAAGCTTCAGCTGTATATGCTGGCTTAACAAAGAAAAAATTAGATGTAGGACTAATATATTCTAAAAAACCTACTGTTTCTGCTGCTGTGTTCACCAAGAACGCTATTAAGGCAGCACCAGTTATCTATGACATGGCCCTAATGAAGAAATTACCCGATATACGTGCTGTTGTAGTAAACAGTGGGAATGCCAATGCCTGCAACTCAAACGGGTCTGAGGCCGTAGATGCGATTGTAACAAAGACAGCCGAAAAATTGGGCATACTGAAGGAGCAGGTCTTTGTTGCATCGACTGGTATAATCGGTGAGGATTTGCCCTATGATAAGATAGTTTCTGCATTAGATAACCTTACCTTTACACTGTCTCACAATGCTTCGGGTTTTGCAGAAGCCATAATGACAACCGACACTTTTAAGAAAGAGTATGCTTTAGATTGTAGTTTCTACGGAAAGCAATTTCATATAGGTGGTGTGGCTAAGGGTGCTGGCATGATCCATCCCAATATGGCAACGATGCTTGCTTTCATAACTACGGATATAAATATAACACATGATATGCTTGATAGAGCCCTAAGAGAGGCTGTAAATAAATCGTTTAACAGAATTAGCGTAGATGGTGATACATCGACAAACGATACGGTTTTTATTATGTCTACAAACGAAGCCCCAAACGAAAAAATAGAGAATGAGAATGAGATATATAGGTTCTTTACCGACCAACTAACGCAGCTGTGCAATAATCTTGCCAAGATGATAGTGAAAGACGGCGAAGGTGCAACTAAAATTACGGAAGTTGTAGTTGTTGGTGCATTTTCAAAAAAAGACGCGGAACTTATAGCAAGAAGCATTGCAAACTCACTATTGGTTAAAACAGCTATATTTGGAGAAGATCCAAACTGGGGTAGGATTGTTGATGCAATTGGATACTCTCAAGCCTATTTTTCTATCAATAGAATGAAGGTTTTTATAGGGGATACATTGGTATTTGCATACGGCAGAAGGGCGGATTTTGATAAGACCAAGGTTGAGGCCTATATGAAAAATAACGAGATAAAAATCTTGGTAGATCTTGGAATAGGCGTTTGTACCTACAATATGTGGTTTAGTGATTTAAGCTATGATTATGTTAAGATAAATGCAGAATACCACACTTAGATATCATCAATAGTTACAGGATTTCCATTTTCTGGTTCGTGATGCATTAGTTTTAGGATTTCCTCCTCTTCTTTTTGGCTTATAGATACATATTTACCCTCACCTATAACTAATACAGTTCCATTTTTGTCCTTTAAGGTTCCCTTTGCAAAATGTATGTTGTGTTTTGTTGTTGTATACTCAGCCTCGACACTAAGCTCTATGTTGGGAGGTATTGGTTTTTTGTATTTTACCTTGAGCTCGGCTGTAAAAAAGAGCTTTTTTGTTATTACGCTGCATGCCCAACCCATAGCTTCATCCAAAATGGAAGCGGCTATACCACCATGGATTCTGTCTTGGTAGCCTATGTAGTTTGTGTTTAGCTTAACTTTGGCATATACTTTTTTGTTATCCGTTTTAAATGTTAAGTTTAACCCTGTGGGGTTTTCCTTGCCGCATATAAAGCACTTCTTGTATCTTGGTAAATTCCTCATATTGTTATTTTTTCATAGTATATCTGTTTTTTCAAGAATTTATTTGGTATAATAAAATACCAAGGGTTTATAGAAAAATAAATGATTTAATTTAATCGTTAAAGGTAAGTGGTCCACACATACTTACCACCTCTACTAAATATATACAGGTTCACAAACTTACTCAACCATTCATAAGGGTAGCCTGCTACCCTTATGATATCTTCCAGTAGTAAGGTTGGAAACCTTACTATGTTTTCAGATATCATAGCTTTTGTTGATTTCAGTTTCTCAAAAGGCGTTAGGCCGTTCATGTCTATGCCATAGTGAGGCCTTGCTGTATTCCATGTATCCTGCCATTGTTGAGCTTTGAGCAAGAACTCAGCGTCATTCCTGCACCTTTCTGGATGAATGGAGAAAAATGATTCATCGTCTTTTCTGTGTGAGTTTTTAACTATAGCCTGGAGGTGTTTTGCACCTGGTGGTATGGGTTTTAACTCTACATTCAGTTTTGAAAAGAATTCGTTGTATTCATCCAATTTTCTTCTGCTTGAGGATGCAAATTCAGAACCGTTGTCCAACCTTATGTTTATTTTTCCCCTTACATTGTGCAGCTTTAACCACAGTACGACAAAAAGGATAAAAGCAAATCCAAAGGATGCAGAAAGAGTATGGGAGTAAGCTGTAAATCTCATTCTCGTTTTTACATCTATTGCGTTCCATTCATATTTTGGCAGGTCGTATTTCTCTATGTGTCTATACACGCTCTTTGGTAGAGATGTTTCATCCAGTATGTGTTTTGTGTCTATCTGAAGGTGGCTAAAGGGCGTCAGGTGTTCATAATCATAAAGATGCCTTCTGTTTTTGTTTAGAGTCCTTATTTTCTTTTTCCTCACCCTGTTTCTCTTTAAAACCTTCTTTATTGTGTTTTCGCTTATCTCTATGGAGTATTTGTTCTTTAGGTAATAGCTTAGAAGCCTGTATCTGTACCCTGTGCTTTTTGCCTCTTCAACAATGAGTTTTTCAAGAGAACAGTCTATCTTTTTTCTTATGTTCTTTGGTCTTCTTGATAAGTCATTTAGTTCTCCATCCCTTGCCCTTCTCACTGTAGCCCTTGATATGCCAAGTATTCTTGCTGTTTTTGAGACATTGCCGTTGTTTTTCTCTAAAACCTTTCTGACCAAAATTCTTGCACTTGCAGGGTTTGATTTTCTCAAAGTGTGGTATATACTATCCATGATGCAGCCTCCATCCCTTTAG comes from Hippea maritima DSM 10411 and encodes:
- a CDS encoding helix-turn-helix domain-containing protein is translated as MDSIYHTLRKSNPASARILVRKVLEKNNGNVSKTARILGISRATVRRARDGELNDLSRRPKNIRKKIDCSLEKLIVEEAKSTGYRYRLLSYYLKNKYSIEISENTIKKVLKRNRVRKKKIRTLNKNRRHLYDYEHLTPFSHLQIDTKHILDETSLPKSVYRHIEKYDLPKYEWNAIDVKTRMRFTAYSHTLSASFGFAFILFVVLWLKLHNVRGKINIRLDNGSEFASSSRRKLDEYNEFFSKLNVELKPIPPGAKHLQAIVKNSHRKDDESFFSIHPERCRNDAEFLLKAQQWQDTWNTARPHYGIDMNGLTPFEKLKSTKAMISENIVRFPTLLLEDIIRVAGYPYEWLSKFVNLYIFSRGGKYVWTTYL
- the rplM gene encoding 50S ribosomal protein L13; translation: MQKTFMAKFEPDKRKWYLIDAKGKTLGRIATQIADILRGKNKPTFTPHVDTGDFVVVINAKYVKLTGKKLEQKYYYRHSGYIGGLKAVKAKDMIAKYPERVIAHAVKGMLPKNRLANKLITKLKIYPEADHPHKAQNPVKIEV
- the argJ gene encoding bifunctional glutamate N-acetyltransferase/amino-acid acetyltransferase ArgJ; translation: MKVKEVKGSICVVPSIEASAVYAGLTKKKLDVGLIYSKKPTVSAAVFTKNAIKAAPVIYDMALMKKLPDIRAVVVNSGNANACNSNGSEAVDAIVTKTAEKLGILKEQVFVASTGIIGEDLPYDKIVSALDNLTFTLSHNASGFAEAIMTTDTFKKEYALDCSFYGKQFHIGGVAKGAGMIHPNMATMLAFITTDINITHDMLDRALREAVNKSFNRISVDGDTSTNDTVFIMSTNEAPNEKIENENEIYRFFTDQLTQLCNNLAKMIVKDGEGATKITEVVVVGAFSKKDAELIARSIANSLLVKTAIFGEDPNWGRIVDAIGYSQAYFSINRMKVFIGDTLVFAYGRRADFDKTKVEAYMKNNEIKILVDLGIGVCTYNMWFSDLSYDYVKINAEYHT
- a CDS encoding PaaI family thioesterase, which codes for MRNLPRYKKCFICGKENPTGLNLTFKTDNKKVYAKVKLNTNYIGYQDRIHGGIAASILDEAMGWACSVITKKLFFTAELKVKYKKPIPPNIELSVEAEYTTTKHNIHFAKGTLKDKNGTVLVIGEGKYVSISQKEEEEILKLMHHEPENGNPVTIDDI
- the rpsI gene encoding 30S ribosomal protein S9; amino-acid sequence: MEKYYATGKRKTAVARVWVWQGEGNININKQTLDEYFGGLEEAKLKILYPLNLVGLNSKIDVYATVKGGGIMAQAEALRHGISKALVEYDPNLRATLKPLGLLSRDARAKERKKYGRKKARKSFQWSKR
- the argC gene encoding N-acetyl-gamma-glutamyl-phosphate reductase, translated to MLEVGIVGITGFTGLELLKLLINHKGVKVSYIASRSETGRKVSDIYPLFEGVYDNVIEPISVDRMASLDAVFLALPHTVSASVVKDIYDKVRIIDLSADFRLSSVDEYEKWYKVKHPAKDLLRNAVYGLVELNRQQIKASRIVANPGCYATSVILALAPVASYINDIVIVDSKSGVSGAGRAAKDGLQFCEVNENFKAYSITGHRHIPEMEEQLRRYNNDITVEFIPHLLPLQRGILSTIYASLKERANVEELYKDFYKNDFFVRVVDEPPTLNNVRGTNFCDIYPYYDERVGKLVVISVIDNLIKGASGQAIQNLNVIFNFDEKEGLMPYPYYP